In Cololabis saira isolate AMF1-May2022 chromosome 4, fColSai1.1, whole genome shotgun sequence, one DNA window encodes the following:
- the LOC133442098 gene encoding uncharacterized protein LOC133442098 has protein sequence MAAAAEPGGHPRKRRSSLELLPPNISSSSADSNVEFFDTNRKEVKPGDLIQIFRDGDNHWAVYVGGGNVVHLIEDGRGSSSSSSIGSRSSMSLMGSIDVGVSVGKVLKEKLQDVVKKDRWRVNNRLGHKYKPRPANVIVKKACSLVDTKKKFNLEKYNSKDFATEMRYGKTKSQQRKFAAGIKPGAAEVEAARAAARAEEEEQKKRERTSKRSSKLSSSSADSNREFFDMDQKEVKPGDLIQIYHGYQHWGVYVGGGNVVHFVTPGRGSRSSRSSSFMSFMSSVGVGVDGKVLKEKLQDVVKKDKWRVNNLLDHKYKPRPANIIVKEACSLKDTKMKYHLFMYNSEHFVTEMRYDHPESRQVKDAAIGVAVGVGVAAAVAGAAGAVGAAITGVGVGVAAAAVWIAGLGLKKRRMRLKQ, from the exons TTTCCAGCAGCTCAGCCGATTCAAACGTGGAATTCTTTGACACG AATCGAAAGGAGGTCAAACCTGGAGACCTGATCCAGATCTTCCGTGATGGTGATAACCACTGGGCTGTTTATGTTGGTGGTGGAAACGTTGTTCACCTCATAGAAGACG GGAGAGGATcaagctccagcagctccatcgGCTCCAGGAGCTCCATGAGCTTGATGGGCTCCATTGATGTTGGTGTTAGTGTTGGCAAAGTGTTGAAAGAGAAGCTGCAAGacgtggtgaagaaggacaGGTGGAGAGTCAACAATCGCCTGGGTCATAAATACAAACCTCGTCCAGCTAATGTTATTGTGAAGAAGGCCTGTTCACTGGTGGATACAAAGAAGAAGTTCAACCTGGAGAAGTACAACTCTAAAGACTTCGCCACTGAGATGCGCTACGGCAAGACTaagagtcagcag AGGAAGTTCGCAGCAGGAATAAAACCAGGAGCAGCAGAAGTAGAGGCAGCTAGAGCTGCAGCTAGAGCAGAAGAAGAGGAACAGAAGAAGAGGGAAAGGACCTCGAAAAGGAGCTCGAAAC TTTCCAGCAGCTCAGCCGATTCAAACAGGGAATTCTTTGACATG GATCAAAAGGAGGTCAAACCTGGAGACCTGATCCAGATCTATCATGGTTATCAGCACTGGGGTGTTTATGTTGGTGGTGGAAACGTTGTTCACTTCGTAACACCCG GGAGAGGATCAAGATCCAGCAGATCCAGCAGCTTCATGAGCTTCATGAGCTCCGTTGGTGTTGGTGTTGATGGCAAAGTGTTGAAAGAGAAGCTGCAGGacgtggtgaagaaggacaaGTGGAGAGTCAACAATCTCCTGGATCATAAATACAAACCTCGTCCAGCTAATATTATCGTGAAGGAGGCCTGTTCACTGAAGGATACAAAGATGAAGTACCACCTGTTCATGTACAATTCTGAACACTTCGTCACTGAGATGCGCTACGACCACCCTGAGAGTcggcag GTGAAGGACGCAGCTATAGGAGTAGCAGTAGGAGTaggagtagcagcagcagtagcaggagcagcaggagcagtAGGAGCAGCAATAACAGGAGTAGGAGTAggagtagctgcagcagctgtgtgGATTGCAGGTCTGGGATTGAAGAAGAGGAGAATGCGCTTGAAACAATGA